One segment of Caldanaerobius polysaccharolyticus DSM 13641 DNA contains the following:
- a CDS encoding ABC transporter permease — protein MDVHRLYAIMKKEFIQIKRDRPSLIISLVMPLVMLLLFAYAVATEVEHIPMAVLDQSKTQQSRDFIKAYKNSLYFDPDYFVDSMEELNLLLDRGKVRAALVIPPDFSMYKEKTIPVLLKIDGSDPTTARTALSSGVMVAQSFFNNKVRGDLFKRGLHFVSSGIDLRTKVEYNPELNTLNFTIPGLLGLVIQNITVIFTAFALVREKERGTMEQLIFTPVKSAELMIGKLIPYVVIGYTDFLMVLALSVYWFHVPINGNVYLLLTLGFAFVICSLAIGILISTVAKTQTQAMQGAFLTLLPTIILSGFIFPREQMPMVVRAISDIFPLTYFLVILRGIIIKGVHASILMPQIYAIVAMGIILLTAAVLRFRKRLD, from the coding sequence ATGGACGTGCATAGGCTTTACGCTATTATGAAGAAAGAGTTTATCCAGATAAAAAGAGATAGACCCAGCCTCATCATATCGCTGGTTATGCCTCTGGTCATGTTGCTGCTTTTTGCGTACGCTGTAGCGACAGAGGTGGAACACATACCTATGGCTGTTTTAGACCAGAGCAAAACGCAACAGAGCAGGGATTTCATAAAGGCGTACAAAAATTCCCTTTACTTTGACCCTGATTATTTCGTGGACAGCATGGAAGAACTAAACCTCCTACTTGACAGAGGAAAAGTTCGCGCTGCTTTGGTCATACCTCCTGATTTTTCAATGTACAAAGAAAAAACAATACCCGTGCTTTTGAAAATAGATGGCTCGGATCCTACCACAGCGCGGACGGCTTTATCCAGCGGGGTTATGGTGGCTCAATCCTTTTTCAATAATAAGGTAAGGGGAGACCTGTTTAAAAGAGGACTGCATTTTGTATCATCTGGTATAGATTTGAGGACCAAAGTGGAGTACAATCCTGAATTGAACACCTTGAACTTTACAATACCTGGTTTGCTGGGCCTGGTTATTCAAAATATAACAGTTATCTTTACAGCTTTTGCTCTGGTCAGGGAAAAAGAGAGGGGGACCATGGAACAGCTTATCTTCACACCTGTGAAATCCGCTGAGTTGATGATAGGGAAACTTATACCTTATGTGGTCATAGGGTATACAGATTTTTTAATGGTGCTGGCGTTGAGCGTGTACTGGTTTCATGTCCCTATTAATGGCAATGTGTATCTGCTTCTCACTTTAGGATTTGCCTTTGTGATCTGTTCCCTGGCAATAGGCATATTGATATCCACGGTTGCAAAAACCCAAACCCAGGCTATGCAAGGAGCTTTCTTGACTTTGCTGCCTACCATTATATTGTCGGGTTTTATATTTCCCCGCGAGCAGATGCCTATGGTAGTAAGAGCTATAAGTGATATATTCCCATTGACATATTTTCTGGTGATATTAAGGGGAATAATCATAAAAGGGGTACATGCTTCCATACTTATGCCGCAGATTTATGCAATTGTTGCCATGGGAATAATCCTTTTAACTGCTGCGGTACTGAGGTTCAGAAAGAGACTGGATTAA